The genomic interval TGTTCttatatatgttgatgatataatTGTTGCTAGCTCAACTCAGGGTGCAGCTGAGGCTTTACTGACAGATTTAAAACAAGACTTCGCCCTGAAGGATTTGGGTGATTTTCACTATTTTCTTGGTATAGAGGTCAATAAGGTACATAATGGAATTTTATTGACACAGGAAAAATATGTATCTGATCTACTCAAGAAAGCAGGAATGTCAAATTGCAAGCCTGTCAGTACCCCTATGGCCACTACAGAGAAATTATCATTACATGATAGATCTGTTCTGGGAGAACAAGATGCCACTAGATATAGGAGTATAGTTGGAGCTTTACAGTATTTAACTCTGACGAGaccatatatttcttttgcaGTTAATAAAGTCTGTCAGTTCTTGCATTCACCTACGCTCCAACATTGAATGGAATTCGAGAGGATACTCAGATGTGTTAGGTCTTCCGTTGGTCTTGGATTGAGAATTCGTAAATCCCCTTCTATCCTTGTGAGTGTCTTTTCTGATGCAGATTGGGCATGGATGATAGAAGGTCAACAAGAGGGTTTGCAGATTGGGCATGGATGATATAGTGTCTCGATCAAGCACAGAAGCTGAGTATAAAACAGTGGCAAATGCTATAACAGAGGTAATGTGGGTACAAACTCTCCTTAAAGAAATAGGAGTCCCAGTTTCTCCTAATGCAAGGTTGTGGTGTGATAATTTAAGAGCAACTTATTTGTCAGTTAATCCAGTTTTTAATGCTAGAACAAAGCATACAGAAGTtgattatcattttatttgagAACGAGTTGCTAGAAAGCAGTTGGAGATCAAGTTTATATCGTCAGGAGATCAAGTGGCAGATGGGTTTACTAAACCAATTTATGTCCAACAACTTAGAGAATTTTGTCACGATCTTAACTTAGATAAGTTATGATTAAGAGGGCTTAGAAGATAGATACATATATCTGTAACCATACGATAATGAGGAAGTTAGAGACagatttgtttgtttccttATTATTCGGCATCATCATGTAATCCTACGTTAGAGATGGTTTCCAACATAAGCCATATATATGTGCGGCCTCTCCGAGAGGTAATAACGCTTCCTGAAGATTCATAATTCATACTTCATGAGGCTGGCTGATCCTGCCTTTCTTCAGAGATTCTGCACCATTTAAAATCATGGCACATAACTTGCTTCTGCCactcccgctcccgctcctgcTGCTCCCTGGTTATAGAATCCCAAATCGTCTTCAACCTTTTAGCTGAAAATACAGCAGAGAAGATCAGCAATCGGTACAAAAACTCTGGAaccaagaaataaaaaaaacatgatgctACAGTGTCGTACTCGCTCTCACACCAATAAGGATGATTAGGTCAGTTTTACAGAATACATTTGACATAACACTAGGTCTggtagttttcaaaatttgctCACTTTTCTACAGCCTGGACAAAGAAGCATCCCATCCAATAATTGCAATTGAAGAATTGCGTAGATTGTAATACCTACCAGTTCTACATGTGACGGGAATGATACCAGAGAATCTGAATCAAAAGAAGATTGTATTAGGTCCTCGAAACAAAGTCTTCTTATTGGGAGTTGAAGTTAGAACATGCAAGAAGATCCGAACGAGATCATAGGCTCACCTTCTCTTAATCCTAGGTATAATCGCCTTGTTCTGCCTCAAGCATGTCGATACAAAATCAGATCCTTTAAGGACAAGAAATTACAATGGTTATATGTAAGCTGAGGAGAGCAAGTGATTAGCACTTCAACAAAGATTTATAAGCATTATAAACTGGCTAAATATTCTACGGAGAAACAGTACACCTACAAAGAACAGTAATTCCCAATGAAAACCAAGTGGTCTGTGTGCCTTATAAGCACCATTGTAAAAGATGTAACATCTATACACTCCCGGAAACTATTTTTAGCACATGGGTGGATGTCCACCCGTATGCatgcatatcatctaaatagtcataaaaaatataaaaaaaattaaaaatatagattaatatgagttatatcactccacaaacaagcaagtttaaattcaacttctataagttgtagcaaaaaaacaaaataaaataaaactagtaTACACACattcacaattatttttgttatttttgttaccacatgtagaagtcgaatttaaacttgtatgtttgtggaatgatataactcatattaatctatcttatcaatttgtttcatatttttttataactatttagatgatatgcaaGCAACGGGTGTACATCCAactgtgtgctaaaaaactgcgTCCATGCACTCCCCTGGTGTCACACAAGGTGGTCAGAACCATTCCATTCAAGGATAAAGCATCTCATCAATCAGTTTGGCAGTTCTCTACATCATTTTAATTTGCAAGTGACAACATAATGTTTCTGGAGAATATAGAAGAATACTCTGGACATACAATCACAGCAaacactatttttttactagcaATGTTCCATCAAATGAGAATGGGTTTTAATCCCTTGAGGGATGTCCTCTCGTTTTTGCATGACATCCAAATggtcattaaaaaattgagaaaattcaacaagatagattaacaTGTGATATTCCACAAATATGCATATTCAAATTCAACCTCTAtgagttgtaacaaaaaagaacaaattaagctctaagtaatatacacatattcacaaccctattaattgtttttttcatccaaCTTATATAAGTTGAATTTGAGCTTGCATATTTATGGAGTgctatatcatatattaacctatcttgttaaatgtttatattttttccataactattTTGTGGAGGGATTAAAAGGCTTCACCAAGCAGTGCAAACCATACAGGACTTCGAGAATGGGTTATAGAGCAGCAAACAATAATTCAGATTTAATAAACAAGTATAAATGCACAACTATCACGCTATCTAGCTCATGTTGGTGTTCCGGAAGTTGTGGATCTTTAGGCCAAAATTATCAGGAAACAAGTGGAGGATTTCTGGTCTTGTTTTAGTTTAGGGTTACTGAATTTTTGATACAGGGTCTGAGTATAGAGCTTTTACAGCACTGCCGGTAGCTCCATGCAATGGTCCCTAAAAGTGGTGGACCTGATTAATCTATGCTAATGACAATTGGCAGGAACATCTGGACATGTACACCAAGATAAAGAGGAGGAGGGCAGGGACAAATTAAAGATACATACGACTGCTTGAAGGATCATAGTGCCATGCGTGGACGAAGTGGGAGGTGCGCTTCAGACGATGTTGACACGGCGGCTCCGGCATCCTAAACTGATTGAACGCCACCAGCTTCCTCAGCCGAAGGTCGACTGCGAAGATGTGCGATTGGAGGAAGAAGTAGAGCCTGTCGGGATCCGTGGGGTGGAGGAGCGCGAGAGTAGGGATGCTCAACGGCAGCGTGGTGTCCACGTAACTCTGGTGGATCCAGACCTCGGCCAAGGGCACGCTGCTGCGGTGGCGGTGCCAGTCCCACTCCCCGGGCGACAAGATTGATTCGGCGAGCATCCATGTGCTGACCACCGGCACGTTAGGGTCACCGTGGATCTGCACGTACATCAGCCTTCCTCCGCTCACCTTCACGCAGCGGTGGGCGCCGCGGCCACCCCGGTCGTAAACGTCAGGACGAAGCTGGTCGGGAACTTGCGGTAGCGGTACGTGGAGCAGGTTCGGCTCCTCGGCGAAGGgatcgccggcgaggaggccgtaGGAAAGGTCGACCCACCAGAGCATCCCACCGTGGGAGACGACGCCCTCGGGGTACCAGTCCCGGGTGAGCGGGGGCGAGCAGGTGAGTTCCCTCTCGCGCCAGTCGCAGCACTCCCCACCCACCTTGTAGTTGCGCAGGATGACACTGCCGGTGCTGTCGCGTCGGGGCTGGAGCTCAGCAACCATacagccgtcgtcgtccttcATGATGAGGCCGACGTTGGCGGCACCATAGAAGCTCATCTGGCGCATTGGTGGGAGCTCGGGGAGGGTGACTACCTCGCCGGTGCGCGCGTCGCAGATGTGGTGGGAGACAACAACGGAGTTGGTGTTGACAGGATGCGTgccgaggaggagcagcaggccGGAGCGGTCGGCGGTGACGACGTAGGGGTAGGCTCCAAGGCAGGGCGGGAGGGAGATGTGGGGCGGCACGGTGAGGACGGAGGCCCGAGGGACCCTGTTGCGGACGACGGAGATGTCGGCGCCCGGCGGGAAGATGCGCTTCGCCTCCTTGTACCCTACAACCTTTGGGATTGCGGCCAGGATGATCCATGGCtcctgcgccggcggcggcgacatggCTCGGAGGAATTCGATCGGTAGGGTTGCGATGGGGCGGATCGGAAAGGGGAAAGGTAAAAGGAGCGGTGGGCCGGTGGTACGGACTAGGGACTATGGTCATAAGGTCCGCTTTCTTTTGTTAGTAGTAATAGTAATATACACGTATATCCGTACATAGTACCAGATACATGCTCCGGATGCTCTCCCGTATTTTTGTAATCTGAACAGGACACTTCGAATAAAAAtctgaattaaatattactttGTTCCTCTTATAATAAtgtactacatccgttttataatgtaaaaagtttgatttttttttgtaacgtttgaccattcgtcttattcaaaaatttaatacaaatataaaaaatgataagtcgtgcttaaagttcttttaataataaagtaagtcacaagtaaaataaatgatattttcatattttttgaataagacaaatgatcaaacattgcaaacaaaaaagtcaaacatcttacgttataaaacgaagggaataagatgtttgactttttggttacaacgtttgaccattcgtattatttaaaaatttagtataaatataaaaaatgataagtcgttcttaaagttcttttgataataaagcaagtcacaagaaaaataaatgacatttccatattttttaataagacaaatgatcaaacattataaacaaaaaagttaaacatcttacattatgaaactgTTGACGTCCGATAATGTGTCACACATGAAGGCCTGAGAGTCACTTCTTAAaacgctccagtgcaggacctaaattcttagattgcGCGGGCgtaccagtcagtttgatcctgcaactgacaagatataaatagtaaaacaagccgatcggctatcgagccgataggcaACTAAGAAACTAACCGATCGGACGTTGATGTAGCAGTATTTAGCCGATTGGCTCATTGATCGGCCGTTGAAAGCTTCGATCGGTTGAGAATCCGATACAAATATACTtgaatcataaataaataaacaatgagtaCTTTgttgcgatcggctaaaaccaacttgCATGTGATTCTcttaagccgatgcaacacaaaataattaccgatctaaataaatccaaccaattggtataaaaataatacagaaaggcaatcgactactcttctgatgtaaatatgataaacatgtaaatcggcaaagatcatcggtTATAAACGACTGACAAACGATCAAGATCTATAGAATATCTAGctcagattgctaagaataatcatagaagattggaccaaaccaagacagttcaagattatgcttagcaatgtcaggatagatactagaTTGCTATCTagccgatgagccgatgactaataacttatcggctagtactccgataaaacaatgagcaaaatacattgatctgatataaaccatctgataaacgcaatctactagatcggatcGAACCGTGATattattagattgaatatttcaaatagcaaatatcaaaccaacgtagattgctcaaagtggtcgaccagatcaacttaagacacgaaagtgatctaagctgaaactgatacgataactagcaatcgcacaaccaaattagaagatcggaccgaaccgagacaattctaatctagccgatat from Oryza brachyantha chromosome 3, ObraRS2, whole genome shotgun sequence carries:
- the LOC102714000 gene encoding uncharacterized protein LOC102714000, producing MSPPPAQEPWIILAAIPKVVGYKEAKRIFPPGADISVVRNRVPRASVLTVPPHISLPPCLGAYPYVVTADRSGLLLLLGTHPVNTNSVVVSHHICDARTGEVVTLPELPPMRQMSFYGAANVGLIMKDDDGCMVAELQPRRDSTGSVILRNYKVGGECCDWRERELTCSPPLTRDWYPEGVVSHGGMLWWVDLSYGLLAGDPFAEEPNLLHVPLPQVPDQLRPDVYDRGGRGAHRCVKVSGGRLMYVQIHGDPNVPVVSTWMLAESILSPGEWDWHRHRSSVPLAEVWIHQSYVDTTLPLSIPTLALLHPTDPDRLYFFLQSHIFAVDLRLRKLVAFNQFRMPEPPCQHRLKRTSHFVHAWHYDPSSSRSDFVSTCLRQNKAIIPRIKRRFSGIIPVTCRTAKRLKTIWDSITREQQEREREWQKQVMCHDFKWCRISEERQDQPAS